The following proteins come from a genomic window of Lolium rigidum isolate FL_2022 chromosome 5, APGP_CSIRO_Lrig_0.1, whole genome shotgun sequence:
- the LOC124658251 gene encoding uncharacterized protein At2g34160-like — protein sequence MQAVRPAAEEQTEAEAQEVREVVRAAQEEAPEEKDVAMVGEQKAAEAEADEEVEAETEIEAEAGASAKKNRIQVSTNKKPLYFYVNLAKRYMQNYDEVELSALGMAIGTVVTVSEILKNNGLATEKKILTSTIGTKDESKGRLVRKAKIEILLCKSENFNSIMSSKKSPKSADDEIKV from the exons ATGCAGGCGGtgaggccggcggcggaggagcagacGGAGGCGGAGGCGCAGGAGGTGAGGGAGGTGGTGAGGGCGGCGCAGGAGGAGGCACCGGAGGAGAAGGATGTGGCAATGGTGGGGGAGCAGAAGGCTGCCGAGGCCGAAGCCGacgaggaagtggaggcagagaCGGAGATCGAGGCCGAGGCCGGAGCGTCAGCCAAGAAGAATCGAATCCAGGTGTCCACCAACAAGAAGCCGCTCTACTTCTACGTCAACCTCGCCAAG AGGTACATGCAGAACTACGACGAGGTTGAACTCTCTGCTCTGGGGATGG CCATTGGCACCGTTGTGACTGTGTCGGAGATCCTCAAGAACAATGGTTTGGCCACTGAGAAGA AGATCCTGACATCAACGATCGGCACCAAAGATGAGTCGAAGGGGCGACTAGTCCGTAAAGCCAAG ATTGAGATCCTGCTGTGTAAATCAGAGAACTTCAACAGCATCATGTCCAGCAAAAAATCACCCAAGTCTGCCGACGACGAGATCAAGGTCTGA